The following proteins are co-located in the Neodiprion virginianus isolate iyNeoVirg1 chromosome 6, iyNeoVirg1.1, whole genome shotgun sequence genome:
- the LOC124307705 gene encoding transcription factor SPT20 homolog isoform X8, whose product MIGTVSSLEDACRQAQDMIDQVPGCWKEFQTQNCLNSPLNPIQCGNKKEQNHSKRSIQSKLTRLYFEELSKVPHATPDSVLNNLENECDLLGRLVQREGLHTLIVNLYAGNKGYSLGIRNSSETGHTFDKNTLLSETQLMGYEQGELLSSIDNGQLPAILAEQLEGSHSHLFYDGCIIAEVRDYRKAFPHAKPEVHHVLLKPTTQSVLSDVSTLTSDGDWSHEERLVLESHLVAATQGPLCLDPSPAPSLATTRIRQSKALITDHQLMRQAKKFSQVTVNRKRKLEQLAQPEGLTIQDLMQKLRTKRGLSTTTACPSPSLINPPLLPPSTPIDVLRYAKAYERPRETRDCLPQLIEEYILETERGQGRIYHIKLSILQRPSNSEYLGELYVDRDHREGEKNGSACRFSLGTRAQANHYIQQFTEIFTEEGRKNVRIKHVVPGQPPRVTCTPGMQRAHQQAQAQAAQIVAQQLQQAQSQHVAQQILTRAQGQLNTLTSQVASMKTASDASSSCQANLASLDLSVVPSTAEATTSNSIPAMSNGMLHNTATVQVDASPMPGADVNSCNGSGILVFQQKPAPCVNNISATNVPVLQAQLQAGTQGNIRETSSQSQGETSFKKHSTNPAISALVTSLMNSAQQFQQQAAANAAAAAMNNSAQASTKSNNTAILSLLNSSPANLTQQKTQPRRISLNATIPPRVIGHGNVITVPNTTGQIAKPVTFQVRVSFAPALTGQLAGKQAVRLARVQDPASTLGLSMPGLSALLAGTPSADNPIPGINTTSSLLERLTASSSQSSQPSSPMTSPPATNVNLQGVNLTSLPNSINGLQNVQVSFPGLSQPITMSLNVSAATGSVTPSGVIVSVPISSGTNTCTTVSSMVSATVVTTAVSGSSPTVVIANPANTHLSLPIGRTGDTACWISEAAA is encoded by the exons ATGATTGGCACAGTGTCCAGTTTGGAAGATGCTTGTCGTCAAGCTCAG GATATGATTGACCAAGTGCCTGGGTGCTGGAAAGAGTTTCAGACTCAGAATTGTCTAAATTCACCCTTAAATCCAATTCAATGTGGCAATAAAAAGGAACAAAATCACTCTAAGCGTAGCATTCAGTCAAAATTGACAAGACTATATTTTGAGGAGTTGTCAAAAGTTCCACACGCAACACCTGACTCTGTTCTG AACAATCTCGAAAATGAGTGCGACCTTCTGGGTAGATTGGTACAAAGAGAAGGCCTCCATACGTTAATTGTAAATCTCTATGCTGGCAATAAAGGATACTCATTAGGGATAAGAAACAG CAGTGAAACAGGACATACATTCGATAAAAACACATTATTATCTGAGACTCAGTTAATGGGGTATGAGCAAGGGGAACTATTATCCTCAATAGACAATGGACAATTGCCTGCGATCCTAGCTGAACAATTAGAAGGAAGTCATTCGCATTTATTTTACGATGGATGTATTATTGCCGAAGTACGAGATTACCGTAAAGCCTTTCCTCACGCCAAGCCTGAAGTACATCATGTTCTTCTCAAGCCTACAACACAA AGTGTACTCTCGGATGTCTCGACACTAACAAGCGATGGAGATTGGAGCCATGAAGAACGACTCGTCTTGGAGTCTCATCTGGTGGCTGCTACACAGGGACCGCTTTGCCTGGATCCCAGTCCAGCGCCTAGTTTGGCAACTACTCGGATACGTCAGTCGAAGGCCCTAATTACTGATCATCAGTTAATGCGGCAGGctaaaaagttttctcag GTTACAGTAAATCGAAAGAGAAAATTAGAACAGCTTGCACAGCCTGAGGGCTTGACAATTCAAGACTTGATGCAGAAATTACGTACAAAAAGGGGACTATCAACAACCACTGCCTGCCCGTCACCGTCTCTTATTAATCCTCCACTTCTTCCACCGAGCACACCGATTGATGTTCTAAG GTATGCGAAGGCGTACGAGCGACCACGGGAAACACGAGACTGTCTACCACAACTTATAGAAGAATATATATTAGAGACTGAAAGGGGCCAAGGTCGAATATATCATATAAAGCTTTCGATTCTACAGAGACCTTCGAATTCTGAGTACCTTGGTGAGCTTTATGTAGATCGAGATCAtcgagaaggagaaaaaaatggatcgGCTTGTCG GTTCAGTCTTGGTACTAGAGCACAGGCAAATCATTATATACAGCAATTTACGGAAATATTTACAGAGGAAGGTAGGAAAAATGTGCGAATAAAACATGTTGTACCAGGGCAGCCCCCTCGTGTTACCTGTACTCCTGGAATGCAGCGTGCGCATCAACAG GCACAAGCACAAGCAGCTCAGATTGTAGCCCAGCAACTGCAACAAGCCCAATCGCAGCACGTCGCCCAGCAG ATCCTTACAAGAGCTCAAGGACAATTGAATACGTTAACAAGCCAAGTAGCTTCCATGAAAACTGCATCGGATGCATCGAGTTCCTGTCAAGCTAATTTGGCAAGCTTGGATCTATCGGTTGTTCCATCTACGGCAGAAGCAACAACATCTAATTCAATTCCAGCGATGAGTAACGGCATGCTACATAATACAGCTACTGTTCAAGTAGATGCTTCACCGATGCCGGGAGCCGACGTTAATTCCTGTAACGGTTCAGGAATCTTAGTGTTTCAGCAAAAGCCTGCCCCTTGTGTAAACAATATATCAGCTACGAATGTTCCTGTTCTG CAAGCCCAACTGCAAGCTGGTACCCAGGGTAACATTAGAGAGACTTCGAGTCAGAGTCAGGGAGAGACATCTTTCAAAAAGCACTCTACGAATCCTGCAATAAGTGCTCTTGTTACTTCTCTCATGAATTCAGCACAACAATTTCAGCAGCAAGCTGCAG CTAATGCAGCTGCTGCAGCCATGAACAATAGCGCGCAGGCTAGTACAAAATCGAATAACACTGCTATTCTTAGCTTACTGAACAGCAGTCCTGCCAATTTAACTCAGCAGAAGACTCAACCTCGAAGGATCTCCTTAAATGCTACTATACCACCTAGGGTGATCGGGCATGGCAATGTGATCACCGTTCCTAATACTACAGGCCAG ATAGCAAAACCTGTTACATTCCAGGTGAGGGTAAGTTTTGCCCCTGCTTTGACGGGGCAGCTAGCAGGAAAACAGGCTGTGCGATTGGCTAGGGTACAAGATCCTGCTTCCACGCTCGGACTTTCAATGCCCGGATTGTCTGCTTTGCTCGCTG GTACACCTTCGGCTGACAACCCGATTCCTGGAATTAATACAACTTCCTCTTTATTGGAGAGGCTAACAGCCTCCTCGAGTCAAAGTAGCCAACCATCTAGCCCTATGACTAGTCCACCAGCAACGAATGTGAATTTACAGGGAGTCAATCTCACTAGTCTACCCAATTCAATAAATGGTCTACAAAATGTTCAG GTCTCTTTTCCTGGCTTATCTCAACCAATAACGATGTCACTCAATGTTTCGGCAGCTACAGGATCAGTTACCCCGAGTGGAGTAATCGTATCTGTTCCAATATCATCTGGTACCAATACGTGCACGACTGTTTCCAGT ATGGTATCTGCAACTGTTGTAACTACTGCAGTGTCTGGGAGTAGTCCGACAGTAGTAATTGCTAACCCTGCCAATACTCATTTGTCATTACCAATTG GGAGGACCGGCGATACAGCTTGTTGGATCTCAGAGGCAGCGGCTTAA
- the LOC124307705 gene encoding transcription factor SPT20 homolog isoform X7 yields MIGTVSSLEDACRQAQDMIDQVPGCWKEFQTQNCLNSPLNPIQCGNKKEQNHSKRSIQSKLTRLYFEELSKVPHATPDSVLNNLENECDLLGRLVQREGLHTLIVNLYAGNKGYSLGIRNSSETGHTFDKNTLLSETQLMGYEQGELLSSIDNGQLPAILAEQLEGSHSHLFYDGCIIAEVRDYRKAFPHAKPEVHHVLLKPTTQSVLSDVSTLTSDGDWSHEERLVLESHLVAATQGPLCLDPSPAPSLATTRIRQSKALITDHQLMRQAKKFSQVTVNRKRKLEQLAQPEGLTIQDLMQKLRTKRGLSTTTACPSPSLINPPLLPPSTPIDVLRYAKAYERPRETRDCLPQLIEEYILETERGQGRIYHIKLSILQRPSNSEYLGELYVDRDHREGEKNGSACRFSLGTRAQANHYIQQFTEIFTEEGRKNVRIKHVVPGQPPRVTCTPGMQRAHQQAQAQAAQIVAQQLQQAQSQHVAQQILTRAQGQLNTLTSQVASMKTASDASSSCQANLASLDLSVVPSTAEATTSNSIPAMSNGMLHNTATVQVDASPMPGADVNSCNGSGILVFQQKPAPCVNNISATNVPVLQAQLQAGTQGNIRETSSQSQGETSFKKHSTNPAISALVTSLMNSAQQFQQQAAANAAAAAMNNSAQASTKSNNTAILSLLNSSPANLTQQKTQPRRISLNATIPPRVIGHGNVITVPNTTGQIAKPVTFQVRVSFAPALTGQLAGKQAVRLARVQDPASTLGLSMPGLSALLAGTPSADNPIPGINTTSSLLERLTASSSQSSQPSSPMTSPPATNVNLQGVNLTSLPNSINGLQNVQVSFPGLSQPITMSLNVSAATGSVTPSGVIVSVPISSGTNTCTTVSSMVSATVVTTAVSGSSPTVVIANPANTHLSLPIGIVIIMLHDIQYHFLKCT; encoded by the exons ATGATTGGCACAGTGTCCAGTTTGGAAGATGCTTGTCGTCAAGCTCAG GATATGATTGACCAAGTGCCTGGGTGCTGGAAAGAGTTTCAGACTCAGAATTGTCTAAATTCACCCTTAAATCCAATTCAATGTGGCAATAAAAAGGAACAAAATCACTCTAAGCGTAGCATTCAGTCAAAATTGACAAGACTATATTTTGAGGAGTTGTCAAAAGTTCCACACGCAACACCTGACTCTGTTCTG AACAATCTCGAAAATGAGTGCGACCTTCTGGGTAGATTGGTACAAAGAGAAGGCCTCCATACGTTAATTGTAAATCTCTATGCTGGCAATAAAGGATACTCATTAGGGATAAGAAACAG CAGTGAAACAGGACATACATTCGATAAAAACACATTATTATCTGAGACTCAGTTAATGGGGTATGAGCAAGGGGAACTATTATCCTCAATAGACAATGGACAATTGCCTGCGATCCTAGCTGAACAATTAGAAGGAAGTCATTCGCATTTATTTTACGATGGATGTATTATTGCCGAAGTACGAGATTACCGTAAAGCCTTTCCTCACGCCAAGCCTGAAGTACATCATGTTCTTCTCAAGCCTACAACACAA AGTGTACTCTCGGATGTCTCGACACTAACAAGCGATGGAGATTGGAGCCATGAAGAACGACTCGTCTTGGAGTCTCATCTGGTGGCTGCTACACAGGGACCGCTTTGCCTGGATCCCAGTCCAGCGCCTAGTTTGGCAACTACTCGGATACGTCAGTCGAAGGCCCTAATTACTGATCATCAGTTAATGCGGCAGGctaaaaagttttctcag GTTACAGTAAATCGAAAGAGAAAATTAGAACAGCTTGCACAGCCTGAGGGCTTGACAATTCAAGACTTGATGCAGAAATTACGTACAAAAAGGGGACTATCAACAACCACTGCCTGCCCGTCACCGTCTCTTATTAATCCTCCACTTCTTCCACCGAGCACACCGATTGATGTTCTAAG GTATGCGAAGGCGTACGAGCGACCACGGGAAACACGAGACTGTCTACCACAACTTATAGAAGAATATATATTAGAGACTGAAAGGGGCCAAGGTCGAATATATCATATAAAGCTTTCGATTCTACAGAGACCTTCGAATTCTGAGTACCTTGGTGAGCTTTATGTAGATCGAGATCAtcgagaaggagaaaaaaatggatcgGCTTGTCG GTTCAGTCTTGGTACTAGAGCACAGGCAAATCATTATATACAGCAATTTACGGAAATATTTACAGAGGAAGGTAGGAAAAATGTGCGAATAAAACATGTTGTACCAGGGCAGCCCCCTCGTGTTACCTGTACTCCTGGAATGCAGCGTGCGCATCAACAG GCACAAGCACAAGCAGCTCAGATTGTAGCCCAGCAACTGCAACAAGCCCAATCGCAGCACGTCGCCCAGCAG ATCCTTACAAGAGCTCAAGGACAATTGAATACGTTAACAAGCCAAGTAGCTTCCATGAAAACTGCATCGGATGCATCGAGTTCCTGTCAAGCTAATTTGGCAAGCTTGGATCTATCGGTTGTTCCATCTACGGCAGAAGCAACAACATCTAATTCAATTCCAGCGATGAGTAACGGCATGCTACATAATACAGCTACTGTTCAAGTAGATGCTTCACCGATGCCGGGAGCCGACGTTAATTCCTGTAACGGTTCAGGAATCTTAGTGTTTCAGCAAAAGCCTGCCCCTTGTGTAAACAATATATCAGCTACGAATGTTCCTGTTCTG CAAGCCCAACTGCAAGCTGGTACCCAGGGTAACATTAGAGAGACTTCGAGTCAGAGTCAGGGAGAGACATCTTTCAAAAAGCACTCTACGAATCCTGCAATAAGTGCTCTTGTTACTTCTCTCATGAATTCAGCACAACAATTTCAGCAGCAAGCTGCAG CTAATGCAGCTGCTGCAGCCATGAACAATAGCGCGCAGGCTAGTACAAAATCGAATAACACTGCTATTCTTAGCTTACTGAACAGCAGTCCTGCCAATTTAACTCAGCAGAAGACTCAACCTCGAAGGATCTCCTTAAATGCTACTATACCACCTAGGGTGATCGGGCATGGCAATGTGATCACCGTTCCTAATACTACAGGCCAG ATAGCAAAACCTGTTACATTCCAGGTGAGGGTAAGTTTTGCCCCTGCTTTGACGGGGCAGCTAGCAGGAAAACAGGCTGTGCGATTGGCTAGGGTACAAGATCCTGCTTCCACGCTCGGACTTTCAATGCCCGGATTGTCTGCTTTGCTCGCTG GTACACCTTCGGCTGACAACCCGATTCCTGGAATTAATACAACTTCCTCTTTATTGGAGAGGCTAACAGCCTCCTCGAGTCAAAGTAGCCAACCATCTAGCCCTATGACTAGTCCACCAGCAACGAATGTGAATTTACAGGGAGTCAATCTCACTAGTCTACCCAATTCAATAAATGGTCTACAAAATGTTCAG GTCTCTTTTCCTGGCTTATCTCAACCAATAACGATGTCACTCAATGTTTCGGCAGCTACAGGATCAGTTACCCCGAGTGGAGTAATCGTATCTGTTCCAATATCATCTGGTACCAATACGTGCACGACTGTTTCCAGT ATGGTATCTGCAACTGTTGTAACTACTGCAGTGTCTGGGAGTAGTCCGACAGTAGTAATTGCTAACCCTGCCAATACTCATTTGTCATTACCAATTG gtattgtaataataatgttgCATGATATACAATATCATTTCTTGAAATGCACGTAG